The following DNA comes from Janthinobacterium sp. TB1-E2.
TTGAAATACGTGTGGATGGGACCGTTCGGTATCCACGCAAACGTGCGGGCCACCAGCAGTTTGACCCGGTTATTCGGCAGCAGTTCCAGAAAACCGATCTTGTCGAGACGCAGCAGGTATTTCACGGCTTGCGCTTCGCTGATGTCATAGATGGCGACGATCTGTTCCAGCGGCAGCAAGTTCAGGGCGGAGACGGCCACCACGAACAGCCGGGTGTCCTCGATGATTTCCTTTTCCTGCGCATAGGTCAGCCCCGTGATCAGGGTCGGCGCGGCCTGGGCTGATTGCACGGCCAGCGCCAGTTGCTGGAAATCGCTGCCGATGGCGACCAGGATCTGGTCCAGCCGTTGCAGGGTAAATTGCTTCTGCGAAAACATCCGCTTGACGCTGGCTTCGGACACGCCGATGCGCTGGGCCAGCTCGGCATACGTGACGGAGCGCGCTTTCAACAGGCGTTTCAAGGCTTCGATCAAGGCGTGGGTTTGCGGCATGCACTTCCTTTATAAAAATAGCATCGATTCTGGCGGCAGAAAAGTAGCGCAATATGCTACCTGCGGTATGCCTGCCCGCTACGAGTAGCGTATTCATTGACCAATTGCCCACAGTCTACAATGATGGCGTTGCCACTTGGCACACTTGAAGGAGAAACACATGAAACGCCTGCTGCCCCTCTGCTTGTCCCTGTCGCTGTTGACGCTCTCCGCGGCCGCTCCCGGCCTGGTCCACGCCGCCGCCTCCGAGAATCTGTCGAAAGGCTCGCAAAACCTCAGCGAAGGTTCCGCCGTGGTCGTCGCCGGTTCCATGTCGATGCTGGTCGCCTCCGGCCAGGTGGTCGTCGCCAGCGTGGAAACGGTGGGCGAAGGCATCGTCATCGTGCTCAAGGGAGCCTCCGAAGCGGGTGGCGCGTCCATCCAGATGAGCGGGCAAGCGGCCAGGGGCCTGTCGCTGGCGGCCGGCACCGTAGTCAATGTGGTGGCGATGTCTACCGGTCATATGCTGGTTCTTTCCGGCAAGGCCATCGCCTTCATCCCGAACGAACTGGGCAAGGCGCTGCTGCACCACTCCAAAGTGTAATCACCAATAAAGAACGGACATTCCATGAAACATCTGCTCGCCACCGCCCTGCTGTGCGCCGCCACCATGGCGCCGCTGGCCCAGGCCGCCAACTCCGATACCACCAACGCCTCCGACAACGCCAGCATGGCCTCAGCCATCGTATTGGTCGGCTCCATGTCGGTGCTGGCCGCCGCCGGTGAAATCGTCATCGACAAGGTGGAAGACGCGGCCGACGGCAGCGTCCTCGTGCTCAAAAGCGCGGCCAGGGGCGCGTCCTCCGCCGCCACAGCCTCCGTCAAGCTGAGCCAGAAGGCTGCGCAAGGCCTGTCGCTGGCGGCCGGCACGGTGATCAAGGTGGTGGCCGTCTCGACGGGACACATGCTGGTGCTGTCGGGCAAGGCCATCGCCTATGTGCCGAATGCGGCCGGCAATGCGATTCTCCACCATTCGAAAGCGTGAACCCCATGAAACGCCTGACCGTGATTCTCATCAGCCTGGCCCTGGCCGGTACCGCCCATGCGGGACGCTCGTGCGAGGAAAAGCAAACGGATGCGACCACTCTCGTCAAATCGATGGATCTGGCGCAAAAGACCCTGCAGGCGCTCGACGCCTCGGGCGCGCAAGTGGCGCTGGTGGCGCGCGCCGGGCAAGACCTGTCGAAATACAACTTGCGCTATTCGCACATGGCGCTGGCCTGGCGCGACCACCCGAAAGGCCGCTGGCTGGTGGTGCATGAACTCAATGAATGCGGCACGGCGCAATCGTCGCTGTACAACGAAGGCTTGGGCAATTTCTTCATGGATGATGTGTTCATGTATGAAACCCTGATCCTGGTTCCCGGCCAGGATACGCAGCAGCAACTGGTGCGCCTGCTGACGTCGAACACGCCCAAGCGCCTGCATGAGCCGCACTACAATATGCTGGCCTACCCGTTTTCCACCAAGTACCAGAACTCGAACCAGTGGGTGCTGGAAACCCTGGCCGCTGCCAGCAACGAGCCTGGCAAGATCGAAACGCGCGCCGAAGCGCAAGGCTGGCTGCGCAGCGCCAGCTACGCCCCGCAAACGCTGAGCATACCCGCCGCCACGCGCCTGGGCGCGCGCATGTTCCGCGCGAATATCGCGTTCGACGATCACCCGTTCGAGCGCCGCATGACGCGCCAGATCGACGTCGTCACCGTCGACTCCATCGTGCGCTTCATGCGCCAGCGCGAGCCCAAGGCGCAGGAGATCGTCGTGCGGGGGAATTAGCCTGGCGCCAGACCCTGCACGATCAAGGCGGGCGCCTGCGCCAGCGGCGCCGCGCTGCACAGCACGATGGACAGCTCGGCATGCGCCAAGGTCGCGCAAGCGCCCGCGTCCATGCCCAGCTTGTAGCGCGCCTCGGCCTCGCTCCAGCACTGGTAAAACGCCGCCAGCCGCGCTTCAAGCGGCATGCTTTCCAGCTCGGCGGCCACATCTGCGCCAAACGCCTGGCGGGCCAGCGCCAGCACGTCGCGCCGCGGGTCGCGCAGCTCAATATCGAGTCCCAGCCGCGTAGTACCGCTCAACGCGCACGCGACCCAGTGGCCGCTGTGCGAAATGCTGAAGTGCGGCCCCTCCGCAGGCGACAGCAGCAGTGGCGCCTGGCCCGGCCTCTCTTCCAGCGCGATGGATTCCGGCGCCACTTCCAGCAGTTTCCCCATCGCTACGCGCAGCAGCGCGCGCCCCAGCAGGAACTGGCGCTGGCGCAACGGCCGCACAAAGCGTGCGTAGCGGGCCGCTTCCGCGGCACCAAGCCACGTTTGATACTGGCTGATCTGCGCAAGATCAATGCTGCGGGAATCGAGCAGCCAGATGCTGGCGCCGTTACTGGGCAAGGCTGGTGGCATGACAAGCTCGGGATAGGCAAAGGCGCAGTCTGCCACAAATTTCCAGCATGCATGCGGCAAAAAAATGGCAGCGCGGTTACCCGTCGCTGCCATTCTCAGCAGGTCTGCAGGCGCTTGCGCGCCGCGCCCGTCCTAGTTCGTCATTGCTGCTTCGACCGCTTTATTGTCGGCGCCCGTCGGGCCGCCTTCGGCACGTACATAGTTGGCCTTGATGTAAGCGCTGGTCAGGTTGGCGATGCGGGTCAGCATCAGGTTATCGTGCACGCCAAACGTGAATCCGGCCGCCATCGCGTCCGCGCGCTGGAAGAACTCTGGCGTTGCGACCACGGCACCCTTGTTGTCGCGGATCATGACGCGCATGCGCACGCCCGAGCTGCCGGCCAATGGTCCCAGCAGTACGCGCTTGGCGCCGCTCTTGAACTGGATTTCTTCGACGATAGGCTCGATGGTCAGCACGCGGCCATTGGCCGGAGCGGCATTCCAGCTGGTCAGCGATTCGGCCAGGTCCTTGCGGATATTCTCGTCGATTTTCGCCATGCCGGCCTGGTTGCCCTTGTAGCCTTCGGCAAAGACTGTCGGCTTGACTTCAATGCGGCCAAACGACGAGAAAGCCTCGCTCGGCGGCGGATTGGTCGTCGACGATGCCTTGATGCGCGTGGCGCAGCCTTGCAACATGGTCAATGCCAGCAGTGCGCCGGCCAGGATGACAGTTTTCGATACTTTTTGCATATTCTCTTTCTACTTTTTATTGGAATGGCTTCCAGACGCGATCGCTGCTCTGATTGCGCCGGTTACCGATGGGGTGGACTTCCCTGCTGCTTCCTGCTACTGCTACTTACTTGCCTGCCTTTAACTTCACGAACTCGCCCTTCAAGGCCACGCCCGTCATCATCGTGCCTTCATGGCACTCGAATTCCGTGGCGCTGGAATTTTCGATGTTTTTGTAATTGCTGACGATATTGACGACGGCATCGGCGCCCACCGACTGGGCGCGCTTTTGCAGCGCCAGCATGGCCGACAGGAAGGCCCAGTTGCACGAGGTTTCCGCCGACTTGCCAACGCCATTGGTTTTCTGGCTGGTCTTGTCGCTGCTGATGCGCGTGGCAACCGGGGGCGTTGCCTGGTCGCCAAAATAGAATTTCACGGTGTCGCCAAGGCGGGCCTGGGCGTCGTTGGCGGACATCGCATTGGCGATCGACATCATGTGTTTGGTATCGCCTGCCTGTGCCGGCAAGGCAACCGTCAGCGCCGCACTCAGCGCCGCCAGGATCATCATTTTTTTCATGCTGTTTTCCTCGATAAGTTAAAGATAGTACAAAGGGAACCACACTTGCCACTTGCGCCAGCGCAAGCTAACTTCACGGCCGGTAACGTTTGAAGATCAGCGACGTGTTGATGCCGCCAAAGGCAAAATTATTCGACATCACGTACTCGCATTCGATGGCCCGGCCTTCGCCGGCGATGTAGTCGAGCGGTGCGCATTGCGGGTCGACCTGCTGCAGATTGATGGTGGGCGCAAACCAGCCTTCGCGCATCATCTCGATGCTGATCCACGCTTCCAGCGCGCCGCAGGCACCCAGGGTGTGACCCATATAGCTTTTCAGCGAACTGATAGGCGTGCGGTCGCCAAACACTTCGAACGTGGCTTGCGACTCGGCGATATCGCCCTGCTGCGTGCCCGTGCCATGCGCATTGATGTAGCCGATATCGGATGGCTGCAGTCCCGCGTCGGCCAGCGCCAGCAGCATCGCCTGGCGCATGGTGGCGGCGTTCGGCTGGGTCACGTGGCAGCCGTCGCTGTTCGTGCCGAAGCCCACCAGTTCAGCATGGATGGTGGCGCCGCGCGCCTGCGCATGGTCGAATTCTTCGAGGATCAGGCAACCGGCGCCTTCGCCGATGACGAGGCCATCGCGACTGGCGTCGAACGGGCGCGGCGTCGTGTGGCCATCGTCGTTGCGCGTGCTCGTGGCGAACAGGGTGTCGAAGACGGCCGCCTCGGTGGCGCACAGCTCCTCGGCGCCGCCGGCGATCATCGCCAGCTGCTTGCCACCGGCGATCGCCTCGTAGGCATAGCCGATGCCCTGGCTGCCCGAGGTGCAGGCGCTCGAGGTGGTAATCACCCTGCCCGTGACGCCGAAGAATACGCCGATGTTGACGGGCGCCGTGTGCGCCATCATCTTGATGTAGGTAGTGGCGTTGATGCCCTTGGTGGTGCGCTCTTCCATCATGCGGCCAAAGTCGCCGATGGCGCTGGGCGTGCCGGCGGACGAACCGAAGGAAATGCCCATCTGCCCGCTCTTGACCACGGGGTGCCCGGCCAGGCCCGCGTGCTCGAGCGCCAGTTCGCTGGCGCGCGTGGCCATCAGCGCGATGCGTCCCATGCTGCGCACGGCCTTGCGGTTATAGCGGTCCGTCAGCGCGAACGGCGCGGCCGGCGCGCCCAGTTGCGTATTCAAGCCTTCGTAATCGGCCCATTCGTCCATGCGCACGACGGCGTTGCGGTACTCGCCCAGGCGCTGGCGGATGGCCGGCCAGTCGTTGCCGATCGGGCTGATGCCGGCCATGCCGGTCACGACTACGCGGCGGCTCATGCCATGCCTCCATTCACGGAAATGACCTGGCGCGTGATATAGCCCGCTTCCTCGCCGACGAGGAAACTGACGGCGGCGGCCACTTCTTCCGGCGTGCCGACTCTGCGCGCGGGGATCATCTTCAGCGCTTCGTCGAGCGGCACCTCGCTGATCATGTCCGTCTCGATCAGGCCCGGCGCCACACAGTTGACCGTGATGGCACGCTTGGCCAGTTCCAGCGCCAGCGCCTTGGTCGCGCCGATGATGCCGGCCTTGGCGGCGCTGTAATTGACTTGCCCCCGGTTGCCGATCAGGCCCGAAACGGACGCCATGGTGACGATGCGCCCCGGTTTGCGGCGCTGTACCATCGGCATCACCAGCGGATTGAGCACATTGTAGAAACCATCGAGGTTGGTCTGCAGGACGATGTCCCAGTCCTCGCCCGACATGGCGGGAAACGCATTATCGCGCGCCACGCCGGCGTTGCACACGACGCCGTAATAGCAGCCATGTTCAGCGATGTCCGCTTCCAGCGCGGCAGCTGCCGCGGCACGGTCGCCGATATCGAATTGCAGCACGCGCGCCGCGCGTCCCATGGCCTGCACCTGCTGCGCCACCGCGTCGGCTTCGCCGCGCGCGCTGCGGCAATGCAGCACCACGTCAAAACCGTCGCGCGCCAGCCGCAAGGCGATGGCCTTGCCGATGCCGCGCGACGACCCCGTCACCAATACACTTTTACTCATGCTGCGCTCCATTCATACTCTCCTGCAGAAATTGCTTTGCATCCTCGGGCTGGAATACCGTAATCGTCGCTTGCGCCAGCACGGCGCCCGCCATCTCGATACGGCACTCGAACGCGCCCAGTCCATTCTCGCCCTGCAAGGCCTGCTGCACATGCACCTGCAGCACGCTGCCATCGACAAACAGGGGCAGCTGCGCTTCGTAGCGCCGCGCCCCCAGCAAAAAACCGATCTTCACGGGCGCGCCGGCCAGCCGCGCCAGGTAGCCCGCGTGCGCGGCGATCGCCTGCGCCATGTATTCGATGCCGACCCAGCTGCCCACCCCTGCCGACGGCGCGTCATAAAACACGCTGCCGGCATGGATGGCGACTTCGGCGCACAGGTTTTCCGCATCGGCCGACAACACCCGGTCGAGCAGCACCATGGCGCCGGAATGGGGCACCAGTTCGCGGATAGGGGGAAAACTCATGCTCCCCTCCCGAACAGCAGGGCGGCGTTCGAGCCGCCGAAGGCAAACGAATTGCTCAGCGCCCAGTCGAGCGGACGCCCCAGGCGCGCACCGGGCAAGGCCAGGCGCAGCGGCGGCAGGGATTCATCAGGCACGCCGTCCCACAGATGCGGCGGCAGCAAGCCCTCGGCGTTATCGTCCTGCATCGCCAGCCAGCACAGCGCCGCCTCGATGGCCGCCGCCGCGCCCAGCGCATGGCCTGTCAGCGGCTTGGTGGAGCTGACCATCGCCGTGGCGCCGAACAGGTCGGACACCACGCGCGCTTCCATCGCATCGTTCTGCGGCGTGGCCGTACCGTGCAGGTTCACGTAGTCGACTTGCGACGCCGCGATGCCCGCGCGCGCCAGTGCCTGGGCAATGGCCAGCCGCGCGCCGCCGCCTGCGGGATCGGGCGCCGACATGTGGTGGCCATCGGACGATTCGCCCCAGCCGCGCAAGGCCACGCTGGCCGCTTGCGCCGTCATCAGGAACAGGGCCGCACCCTCGCCGATATTGATGCCGTCGCGGTTAGCGCCCAGCGGATTGCAGCGCCGCGCACTGACGGACGCCAGCGCGGAAAATCCGGCCACGGTAAAGCCGCACAGGGTATCGACACCGCCCGTCAGCACGGCGTCGCACAGGCCCATGCGGATCAGGCGCGCCGCGCTGGCCATGGCCTTGGCGCTCGACGAACAGGCGCTCGAATGCACGAGGGCAGGTCCGTCGATGCCCAGTTCCTCGGCCAGCATCAATGCCGGCGACGCCATCTCCTGCTGCCCATAATGAAAGGCTTTCGGCAAGCCGTCGCCCGCCACATGCTGGCAGATCGCGCCTTCCGTCTCGGCGATGCCCGACGTGCTGGTGCCGATCACCACGGCCACGCGGTCCGCGCCGTAGCGGGCGATGGCCTGTTCCACGGCGGGACGGATCTGCGCCAGCGCCGCCAGCGCCATCCGGTTGTTGCGGCTGCGCGCGGCGATGCCGTGCTGCGCCACCGATGGCAAGGCCGCATCGACCACGCCCAGCGGCAGCAGGCGCCCCGGCGTGTAGGTATCGACGGGCACCACGCCGCTGTGCGCGGCAAACAGGCGCGCGCGCACTGCTTCGCGGCTGGCGCCCAGCGCGCAGACGATGCCGCAGTCGTTCAGGTACACAGTCAAGCCAGTCATTCAGCTTCCTTCCGGGGCGTTCTGTATCGTCAGGCGATAGCGGTAGCGCAGGTTGTCGAGCACCACCGTGCCGCTCCAGCGCGGCATGCCGCTGTAGTCGATCACCGTCACCGCCTCGTCATGCAGGAACAGGGTGCGGCGCAAGCCGCTGTCCTCGATGCGCCAGCCTGCCGGCAGCGCTTGCGCAATCGCTTCGCGCGGCCACAGGGTCAGCTGCATGTCTTCCAGCACATCCTCGGCGCGCACCTGCGCCGGCAGCATCAGGTGGCGCCATGACGTCATCTCCTTGCCGTCGTAATGCAGCGACAGCACGCGCTGGCCGAACGCCAGTCCCACCAGGTCGAGATGCGACGGCTCCACTTCCAGCGCCGCATCGAGTTCGTCGATCCGCCCGGCCCGTTCAACGACCAGGTGCTGCTGCACGCTGACCGTGGCGCCCAGCGCCTGCGGTGCCAGTTTCAGGCCCAGGCGCGCGGGTGCCGAAGGCGGCGTGCTGGCGCAGCCGGCAAGCGCCAGCAGCAATGCGGGCGCCCATCGTTGACAGTGCAAAAACATCAGATTTCTCCTGCGGCATCGGCCGCGCTACGGTGGTCGGCTTCGGCAAAGCACGGCGACAGCAGCCACACCAGGGCCGTACCGATCAGCATGGTCAGGCCAAACGCCTGCAATGCGGCCGTCTTGCTCAGCGCCAGCAAGCCGAAAGACAAAATGGTATTGGCCGCCGACAGGCCCACGGCCAGCCATGGCGTATCGTTGCGGCGGTCGGGGTGCTCCTGCATGAAGATGCCGTAGTCGACGCCGACGCCCAGCAGCAGCATCAGCGCCAGCACGTGGAACAGCTGCAGCGGCAAGTTCAAATAGCCGAGCAAGGCCAGGGCCGCCACGCTGGCCAGCGCCGTGGGCGCCAGCACGCGCCAGGTGCGGCGCCCGTAACGGGGCAGCAGCAAGCCGAAGACCACTAGGTAGGCGCCCAGCACCACAGCGCCCATGTAGACGCGGTAGCGGCCCAGCACCGAGGAAATTTCACTGACCTTGTCGACCCACTGCACGCCGGGCATGCCCTCGCCCGCCTTCGCCAGCAGGGGAATGGCCGCATACTGCATGCCGCGCAAGGCGACGATGGAGGCATAGCCGCCTTCGACCTTGCCCAGCCACAGATGGCGCCACGGCTCGCTGGCCGGCACCTTCAGGAAGGCGTCGATCGACAGCGGCGCCCCCGCTTGCGCCAGTTGCGCGCGCACCTTGCCGGCCCATTCCGGGCCTTCGTCGACGGACTGCGCCAGCAGGTCTAGCGCGGCGCCCGGCTGCAGGATGGCCGTGTCGAGCAAGGCCCGGCGCGCCGCCTGCGTCTGCAGCGACGGCACCCAGTTCGACATGGCCTGGACACCGCTGATGTGCTGTTGCGCGATCAGCGGCAGCAGCCGCTGTTTCAACGCTTCCTCGCGCTGCAGCACGGCTTCCGCGCTATCGCCGCGCACCAGGTAGAACTGCACCGGCGTAGGTCCATCGAGCAATTTGCTCAATTTGATCTGGTCGCGTATCAGGTGCGCGGGTGGCGTTTGCAGCAAGCGGATATCGTCGTTGACACCCAGGCGGCTGATGCCGATGAGCGCAAACAGGGCAAACAGCACGCCGCCAACCAGGGTGGCGCGGTTGGCCCGCAACAGCGGCCAGCGCGCGCGCGCCGCGCCATACTGCTTGACCAGCGCGCCGCTCTTCAAGGTGCCGCCACCGATCAGCGCGGGGAACCAGAACACCACCGTCAGCCAGGCAAACACCAGGCCCAGGGCGGAAAACACGGCCATGTGGCGCAGGCCGGGGAATGGCGTCAGCGCCAGGCCCATGTAGCCGATGACGGCGGCGAGCAGGGTCAGGCACAGGCCCGGCAGCAGACGGCGCAGCAAGGCGCGCGAATCGAGCGCCGGATCGGCGCCCAGGCGGTTGCACAGGAAATAAATGCCGTAGTCTTGCGCCACGCCGATCAGGCTGGCGCCAAAGACCAATGTCATCAAGTGTATTTTGCCAAACAGCAGCCAGCACACGGACAGGGAACCGAGGCAGCCGATGCCGATCGACAGCAGGATCAGCGAGATCGGCTTGAACGAGCGGAAGGTGAACCACGTCAGCAAGATGATGCCGGCCAGGGAGCCCAGGCCGATGGTCGACATTTCGCCCGCCGCCTGGCTGCTGGCGGCCGCCGCATGCAGGATCACGCCGGCGCTGATGATGTCCACGCCGGGCACGGCCTGCCGCGCCGCCGCCTCGGCTTGCGCCAGCACGGGCAGCGCGCTTTCCTGCGCGCCCAGCGAAAAGGCGGGCAGGCTCAAGGTCAGCGGCAGCAGCACATACTGGCGCTCGGCGTCGGCGACGAACAGATGGCCGTCGCGCGGGCGCACGGGCGTTTCCTGCGCGCGTTCCTGCACCCAGCCGCCAAACAGGCCGAAGGGATCGTCCTGCCAGGCGCCCAGTTTCGGCCCGCCGAATGGGCTATACAGCTGACTCAACGCCGAATCGCGCCAGAACGCGGGCGTTTCCTGGCGCAGCTGCATTTCCTGCGGCGCCGTCAGCAAGGTCAAGCGATGCTGCTGGAACAGCGCCAGCCAGTCATTCTGCGTCTGCTCGTCGAGCGGCGTGGACTGGAACAGGCCAGCATGGCGCGCCAGCACGGCGCCGTAGGCGTCGGCCGCGCGCTTCGCATCGCTCCATTCGGCCGCGCCGACCAGCACCGCCACGCGCTGCTGCGCCGCGTCGACCATGTGCGTAAATGACGCCTGCAGCACCGGGTCGCGCTCCTGCACCGGCAGCAAGGCAAGAATGTCGGTTTCGGGCGCGATGCGCTTGCCCAGCCACAGATAGGCGTTATGCGCGAGCAGCAGCGCCACCACCAGCGCCCAGGCGATGGCCAGCAGGCGCCCGGCGTTGCGGCCGCGCTTCGTCAATGCGTTCAAAACAGGGCCGCCTCTTGCGCCGTGATGGCGGACGGTCCCGTTTCAATCGCCGAGAACACGATGCTCGTGCGGTCGCCGCTCGCTTCGCTGATGCTGATGTTTTTCACGAAGGCGCCGCCATCGAGGCGGATGCTGCCGATGGCCTTGGCCAGCGCCGGCTGGCGCGCCTTCAGCGCCACCTGCCAGGTGCCGCCATCGATGCTGCCGTCCACTTCAAACAGCGTATCGAGTTGCGCCAGGTCGCCGGCCAGCAGCGAAAACAGCACGCTGTTGATCATCTTGACCACCGGCTCCGTCTTCGCGTCGAGGCGCATGGCCACGCGCTCGCCCTGGAAATGCACGATCTCGTCGCGCGTCAGGCGCAGGGTATTCGGAAACGGCTGCAAGGTGCGCCACAGCACGCCTTTTCCGGCCACCACGCAAAAGCGGCCATTCGACGCCAGCGCCTTCTTCATGCC
Coding sequences within:
- a CDS encoding helix-turn-helix domain-containing protein; translated protein: MPQTHALIEALKRLLKARSVTYAELAQRIGVSEASVKRMFSQKQFTLQRLDQILVAIGSDFQQLALAVQSAQAAPTLITGLTYAQEKEIIEDTRLFVVAVSALNLLPLEQIVAIYDISEAQAVKYLLRLDKIGFLELLPNNRVKLLVARTFAWIPNGPIHTYFKKEAYGDYLNSQFDGETELLRLVNVMLSKKSTAALLERLKQVAVEFSQQHQEDARLPGNERLAISFMLAARPWMPQTFKALLRQ
- a CDS encoding DUF2145 domain-containing protein, yielding MKRLTVILISLALAGTAHAGRSCEEKQTDATTLVKSMDLAQKTLQALDASGAQVALVARAGQDLSKYNLRYSHMALAWRDHPKGRWLVVHELNECGTAQSSLYNEGLGNFFMDDVFMYETLILVPGQDTQQQLVRLLTSNTPKRLHEPHYNMLAYPFSTKYQNSNQWVLETLAAASNEPGKIETRAEAQGWLRSASYAPQTLSIPAATRLGARMFRANIAFDDHPFERRMTRQIDVVTVDSIVRFMRQREPKAQEIVVRGN
- a CDS encoding 4-phosphopantetheinyl transferase; translation: MPPALPSNGASIWLLDSRSIDLAQISQYQTWLGAAEAARYARFVRPLRQRQFLLGRALLRVAMGKLLEVAPESIALEERPGQAPLLLSPAEGPHFSISHSGHWVACALSGTTRLGLDIELRDPRRDVLALARQAFGADVAAELESMPLEARLAAFYQCWSEAEARYKLGMDAGACATLAHAELSIVLCSAAPLAQAPALIVQGLAPG
- a CDS encoding excinuclease ATPase subunit translates to MKKMMILAALSAALTVALPAQAGDTKHMMSIANAMSANDAQARLGDTVKFYFGDQATPPVATRISSDKTSQKTNGVGKSAETSCNWAFLSAMLALQKRAQSVGADAVVNIVSNYKNIENSSATEFECHEGTMMTGVALKGEFVKLKAGK
- a CDS encoding beta-ketoacyl-ACP synthase yields the protein MSRRVVVTGMAGISPIGNDWPAIRQRLGEYRNAVVRMDEWADYEGLNTQLGAPAAPFALTDRYNRKAVRSMGRIALMATRASELALEHAGLAGHPVVKSGQMGISFGSSAGTPSAIGDFGRMMEERTTKGINATTYIKMMAHTAPVNIGVFFGVTGRVITTSSACTSGSQGIGYAYEAIAGGKQLAMIAGGAEELCATEAAVFDTLFATSTRNDDGHTTPRPFDASRDGLVIGEGAGCLILEEFDHAQARGATIHAELVGFGTNSDGCHVTQPNAATMRQAMLLALADAGLQPSDIGYINAHGTGTQQGDIAESQATFEVFGDRTPISSLKSYMGHTLGACGALEAWISIEMMREGWFAPTINLQQVDPQCAPLDYIAGEGRAIECEYVMSNNFAFGGINTSLIFKRYRP
- the fabG gene encoding 3-oxoacyl-ACP reductase FabG, which produces MSKSVLVTGSSRGIGKAIALRLARDGFDVVLHCRSARGEADAVAQQVQAMGRAARVLQFDIGDRAAAAAALEADIAEHGCYYGVVCNAGVARDNAFPAMSGEDWDIVLQTNLDGFYNVLNPLVMPMVQRRKPGRIVTMASVSGLIGNRGQVNYSAAKAGIIGATKALALELAKRAITVNCVAPGLIETDMISEVPLDEALKMIPARRVGTPEEVAAAVSFLVGEEAGYITRQVISVNGGMA
- a CDS encoding hotdog family protein yields the protein MSFPPIRELVPHSGAMVLLDRVLSADAENLCAEVAIHAGSVFYDAPSAGVGSWVGIEYMAQAIAAHAGYLARLAGAPVKIGFLLGARRYEAQLPLFVDGSVLQVHVQQALQGENGLGAFECRIEMAGAVLAQATITVFQPEDAKQFLQESMNGAQHE
- a CDS encoding beta-ketoacyl-ACP synthase, which encodes MTGLTVYLNDCGIVCALGASREAVRARLFAAHSGVVPVDTYTPGRLLPLGVVDAALPSVAQHGIAARSRNNRMALAALAQIRPAVEQAIARYGADRVAVVIGTSTSGIAETEGAICQHVAGDGLPKAFHYGQQEMASPALMLAEELGIDGPALVHSSACSSSAKAMASAARLIRMGLCDAVLTGGVDTLCGFTVAGFSALASVSARRCNPLGANRDGINIGEGAALFLMTAQAASVALRGWGESSDGHHMSAPDPAGGGARLAIAQALARAGIAASQVDYVNLHGTATPQNDAMEARVVSDLFGATAMVSSTKPLTGHALGAAAAIEAALCWLAMQDDNAEGLLPPHLWDGVPDESLPPLRLALPGARLGRPLDWALSNSFAFGGSNAALLFGRGA
- a CDS encoding DUF3261 domain-containing protein, with the protein product MFLHCQRWAPALLLALAGCASTPPSAPARLGLKLAPQALGATVSVQQHLVVERAGRIDELDAALEVEPSHLDLVGLAFGQRVLSLHYDGKEMTSWRHLMLPAQVRAEDVLEDMQLTLWPREAIAQALPAGWRIEDSGLRRTLFLHDEAVTVIDYSGMPRWSGTVVLDNLRYRYRLTIQNAPEGS
- a CDS encoding MMPL family transporter, whose protein sequence is MTKRGRNAGRLLAIAWALVVALLLAHNAYLWLGKRIAPETDILALLPVQERDPVLQASFTHMVDAAQQRVAVLVGAAEWSDAKRAADAYGAVLARHAGLFQSTPLDEQTQNDWLALFQQHRLTLLTAPQEMQLRQETPAFWRDSALSQLYSPFGGPKLGAWQDDPFGLFGGWVQERAQETPVRPRDGHLFVADAERQYVLLPLTLSLPAFSLGAQESALPVLAQAEAAARQAVPGVDIISAGVILHAAAASSQAAGEMSTIGLGSLAGIILLTWFTFRSFKPISLILLSIGIGCLGSLSVCWLLFGKIHLMTLVFGASLIGVAQDYGIYFLCNRLGADPALDSRALLRRLLPGLCLTLLAAVIGYMGLALTPFPGLRHMAVFSALGLVFAWLTVVFWFPALIGGGTLKSGALVKQYGAARARWPLLRANRATLVGGVLFALFALIGISRLGVNDDIRLLQTPPAHLIRDQIKLSKLLDGPTPVQFYLVRGDSAEAVLQREEALKQRLLPLIAQQHISGVQAMSNWVPSLQTQAARRALLDTAILQPGAALDLLAQSVDEGPEWAGKVRAQLAQAGAPLSIDAFLKVPASEPWRHLWLGKVEGGYASIVALRGMQYAAIPLLAKAGEGMPGVQWVDKVSEISSVLGRYRVYMGAVVLGAYLVVFGLLLPRYGRRTWRVLAPTALASVAALALLGYLNLPLQLFHVLALMLLLGVGVDYGIFMQEHPDRRNDTPWLAVGLSAANTILSFGLLALSKTAALQAFGLTMLIGTALVWLLSPCFAEADHRSAADAAGEI
- a CDS encoding LolA family protein, with amino-acid sequence MKKQFKILLAGLCLLAMAPLHAAAPVAKIEAMLAKPQQLCGRFDQSKQLAGMKKALASNGRFCVVAGKGVLWRTLQPFPNTLRLTRDEIVHFQGERVAMRLDAKTEPVVKMINSVLFSLLAGDLAQLDTLFEVDGSIDGGTWQVALKARQPALAKAIGSIRLDGGAFVKNISISEASGDRTSIVFSAIETGPSAITAQEAALF